One genomic region from Deltaproteobacteria bacterium encodes:
- a CDS encoding penicillin-binding transpeptidase domain-containing protein, producing MRHDGAKRLKARIILVALFYLSLFAMMVLRGYQLQIFRGEELGRRAERQLTRKIELPPVRGKIFDRNGEELATNREVNSVYAQPLKITDGDALAEALSGILGEEKKWIKEKISAKSPFVWIKRSLPVERGRLVADLHIAGVGIVREKRRYYPNMELAGHLIGFAGIDSQGLEGVELEYNDYIKGTGGYFLAERDALGRNIFPAGMNVKKSSSGNNVVLTIDRTIQHITERELGDAVKGFNAKAGMALVMDPATGEVLAMAVEPAFNPNDFEKYGPRFWRNRIITDTFEPGSTFKIFLAAAAIDSGRAMSKDIFYCENGRFRVYDRYIHDGKSYGWLSLENILKVSSNIGAFKIAEKTGKEAFYRYISDFGFGAKTGIGLPGEASGYLRSSDKISPIGYANLAFGQGISVTALQLVNAISAIANGGHLMKPYVVKRVIDGSGRTLFSNYPVMTKRVISKPASKEVSAMLKRVTSGEGTGVRAALQGYLVAGKTGTSQKYDFKNKKYSRERHISSFVGFIPADDPKLSIVVILDEPKNAYYGGRVAAPVFRRIASQSLAYLNVSPLREKEMPGSFLWVNKKVRRDSDRKDVPFFTAHGEMEKMPDLKGMTLREILVNVGRPPSVVEGNGVVVDQFPRAGQAFNKKEGYRVKLADKPLSGKALLL from the coding sequence ATGAGGCATGATGGCGCCAAACGGTTAAAAGCAAGAATTATTCTGGTCGCTCTCTTTTACTTGTCTCTCTTCGCAATGATGGTGCTGAGAGGTTACCAGCTCCAGATCTTCAGGGGTGAAGAGCTTGGCAGACGGGCCGAGAGGCAGCTTACGAGAAAAATTGAACTCCCTCCGGTTAGAGGAAAGATCTTTGACAGAAACGGAGAGGAACTTGCAACAAACAGGGAGGTTAACTCCGTCTATGCCCAGCCCCTCAAGATTACCGATGGTGATGCTCTTGCAGAGGCCCTGTCCGGTATATTGGGGGAAGAGAAAAAGTGGATTAAGGAAAAGATTAGCGCCAAGTCTCCTTTTGTCTGGATAAAGAGAAGCCTTCCCGTCGAAAGGGGGCGGCTTGTTGCTGACCTCCATATTGCCGGTGTAGGCATCGTCAGGGAAAAAAGGCGTTACTACCCTAATATGGAGCTGGCGGGGCACCTGATCGGTTTTGCCGGTATTGATTCGCAGGGACTGGAAGGGGTAGAACTCGAGTATAACGATTATATAAAGGGGACGGGCGGTTACTTTCTTGCTGAAAGAGATGCCCTTGGCAGGAATATTTTTCCTGCCGGCATGAATGTTAAAAAATCATCGAGCGGAAATAACGTCGTTCTTACCATAGACAGGACGATTCAACATATTACCGAGAGGGAGCTTGGTGATGCGGTAAAGGGATTTAATGCAAAGGCGGGAATGGCCCTCGTCATGGATCCTGCAACGGGAGAAGTGCTGGCTATGGCAGTTGAGCCGGCATTTAATCCCAACGATTTTGAAAAGTACGGACCCCGATTCTGGAGAAACAGAATTATAACGGATACCTTCGAGCCGGGGTCGACATTCAAGATATTTCTTGCCGCGGCGGCTATCGATAGCGGCAGGGCAATGTCAAAGGATATTTTCTATTGTGAGAACGGCAGGTTCCGCGTCTATGACAGGTATATCCATGACGGGAAAAGCTATGGCTGGCTGTCGCTGGAAAATATACTCAAGGTCTCCAGTAATATAGGGGCCTTCAAGATAGCTGAAAAGACAGGCAAGGAGGCTTTTTACCGTTATATTTCCGATTTTGGTTTCGGGGCGAAAACGGGGATCGGTCTTCCCGGTGAGGCATCGGGATATCTTAGATCGTCAGACAAGATATCACCCATCGGTTATGCGAATCTTGCTTTCGGACAGGGTATATCGGTAACAGCCCTTCAGCTTGTAAACGCTATTTCAGCAATAGCCAATGGCGGGCATCTGATGAAACCCTATGTGGTGAAGAGGGTCATTGACGGAAGCGGAAGAACGCTTTTTTCCAATTATCCCGTCATGACGAAAAGAGTTATTTCAAAGCCGGCTTCAAAAGAGGTTTCCGCCATGCTCAAACGTGTTACCTCCGGAGAAGGAACCGGTGTCAGGGCAGCGCTGCAGGGCTACCTGGTGGCGGGAAAGACGGGGACTTCCCAGAAGTATGATTTTAAGAATAAAAAATATTCAAGGGAGCGGCATATCAGTTCCTTTGTCGGCTTTATTCCTGCCGACGATCCGAAACTTTCTATCGTGGTTATCCTCGATGAACCGAAAAACGCCTACTATGGCGGCAGGGTGGCGGCCCCTGTATTCAGACGCATTGCGTCCCAGTCGCTTGCCTATCTGAATGTAAGCCCTTTAAGGGAAAAGGAAATGCCCGGTTCTTTTCTCTGGGTTAACAAGAAGGTAAGAAGGGATTCGGACAGGAAGGATGTTCCTTTTTTTACGGCCCATGGAGAAATGGAAAAAATGCCTGATCTTAAGGGAATGACGCTCAGGGAAATACTTGTTAATGTGGGGCGCCCTCCAT